One genomic window of Bartonella sp. HY038 includes the following:
- a CDS encoding ferredoxin--NADP reductase: MNAPLGNVAEALQEEAAPSFPIPANVFAEKVTEVKHYTDRLFKFRITRPESFRFRSGEFIMIGLPNAEKPVFRAYSIASPFWDEEIEFFSIKVPGGPLTEHLQKIKVGDTVLMRKKPTGTLVLDALIPGKRLYLLSTGTGVAPFASLIRDPETYEKYQEVILIQTTRELAELDYARDLVKQVNEDPLIGEFANQLKFYPMTTREQSPHMGRITDTMLSGQFFKDTGLPAINIEEDRVMICGSMAMLKDCAAMCETFGLVEGANNAPATYVVERAFVD; the protein is encoded by the coding sequence ATGAATGCGCCGCTTGGTAATGTTGCTGAAGCCCTACAAGAAGAGGCTGCTCCATCTTTTCCTATTCCTGCCAATGTTTTTGCTGAAAAGGTGACGGAAGTTAAGCATTATACCGACCGCTTATTCAAATTTCGTATTACGCGGCCAGAAAGTTTTCGCTTCCGCTCTGGCGAATTCATCATGATTGGCTTGCCAAATGCTGAAAAGCCAGTTTTTCGCGCCTATTCTATTGCTAGCCCCTTTTGGGACGAAGAAATTGAGTTTTTCTCAATCAAGGTTCCAGGTGGGCCACTTACTGAGCATTTGCAAAAAATTAAAGTAGGTGACACAGTATTAATGCGCAAAAAGCCAACCGGTACTTTGGTGTTGGATGCGTTAATTCCCGGCAAGCGGCTTTATCTTTTATCAACCGGCACTGGCGTTGCTCCTTTTGCTAGCCTTATCCGTGATCCAGAAACTTATGAAAAATATCAAGAAGTGATTCTTATTCAAACAACCCGTGAATTGGCGGAGCTAGATTATGCCCGTGATCTGGTTAAACAAGTGAATGAAGATCCACTCATTGGTGAATTTGCTAATCAATTGAAATTTTATCCTATGACCACTCGTGAACAGTCGCCCCATATGGGCCGTATCACCGATACCATGCTTTCAGGACAATTTTTCAAAGATACTGGCTTGCCAGCAATTAATATAGAAGAAGACCGCGTGATGATTTGCGGCTCAATGGCAATGCTTAAGGATTGCGCGGCGATGTGCGAAACATTTGGTTTGGTGGAAGGTGCTAATAATGCACCAGCAACTTATGTCGTTGAGCGTGCTTTTGTCGACTAA
- a CDS encoding phosphomannomutase — translation MGDLKFGTSGLRGLVEELDDEICQRYTIAFLSFLRQCEVINKDSTLLVGRDLRQSSQRIANAVMAAAIAEGYKVKNYGRLPTPALALSALYEQSPAIMVTGSHIPEDRNGLKFYRPDGEITKVDEQGILNCLPDHAPYDDFEVLPYSSLAALDRYRQRAFSVLPFASLSSMRIGVYQHSSVARDVMVDIIAELGAEVIPLHRAEYFIPVDTEALRQEDRDIAKQAVKDYDLDALISTDGDGDRPLLADSDGNFLRGDILGMLTAKFLNADAVVTPVTSTSLVETSNWFSHVYRSKVGSPYVIADMNEAEQDGSSMIIGFEANGGVLLGSDAALENGVLPALPTRDALLPILCVLGLAQMNNLPINALCKGLPLRFTASSRVQGIPSEKTEKFLILLSNGTERIRFFKPFGTIKSWDAIDGLRVILQNGEIIHFRASGNAPELRCYSEASSQQRANQLVAEGLERALAELS, via the coding sequence ATGGGCGATTTGAAATTTGGTACCAGCGGTTTACGTGGCTTGGTAGAGGAGCTTGATGATGAAATTTGCCAGCGTTATACGATCGCATTTTTAAGTTTTTTACGCCAATGTGAGGTTATCAATAAGGATAGTACATTATTGGTTGGTCGTGACTTGCGCCAAAGCAGCCAACGTATTGCCAATGCCGTGATGGCGGCAGCTATTGCAGAGGGTTATAAAGTTAAGAATTATGGCCGATTACCAACCCCAGCACTAGCATTATCCGCTCTTTATGAGCAAAGCCCCGCAATAATGGTGACAGGTAGCCATATTCCTGAAGATCGCAATGGTTTAAAATTCTATCGCCCAGATGGTGAAATTACCAAGGTTGATGAACAGGGAATTTTAAACTGTTTGCCTGACCATGCCCCCTATGATGACTTTGAAGTTTTACCCTATAGTTCGCTTGCCGCGCTTGATCGCTACCGCCAACGGGCTTTTTCAGTTCTTCCCTTTGCTAGCCTTTCATCAATGCGCATTGGCGTTTATCAACATAGCTCGGTTGCCCGCGATGTCATGGTGGATATTATTGCCGAGCTTGGAGCGGAGGTAATTCCGCTTCACCGTGCAGAATATTTTATCCCTGTTGATACCGAAGCTTTGCGCCAAGAAGACCGTGACATTGCCAAGCAAGCTGTCAAGGATTATGATCTTGATGCGCTTATTTCCACCGATGGCGATGGTGATCGACCATTGCTTGCCGATAGTGACGGTAATTTTTTGCGTGGTGATATTCTTGGTATGCTGACGGCAAAATTTTTAAATGCCGATGCGGTGGTAACTCCGGTCACCTCAACATCACTTGTTGAAACCTCTAACTGGTTTTCCCATGTTTATCGCAGTAAAGTTGGCTCGCCTTATGTTATTGCCGATATGAACGAAGCCGAGCAAGATGGCTCATCAATGATTATAGGTTTTGAGGCTAATGGTGGCGTATTGCTTGGCAGCGATGCCGCTTTAGAAAATGGTGTTCTACCAGCCTTGCCAACCCGCGATGCATTATTACCGATTCTATGTGTTTTAGGCCTAGCGCAAATGAATAATTTGCCGATTAATGCGCTTTGTAAGGGATTACCACTACGCTTTACCGCTAGCAGCCGAGTGCAAGGCATTCCAAGTGAAAAAACCGAAAAATTTCTTATCCTGCTTTCCAATGGTACTGAGCGTATTCGCTTTTTTAAACCCTTTGGTACCATTAAAAGTTGGGACGCAATTGATGGTTTGCGGGTTATTTTACAAAATGGCGAAATTATCCATTTTCGCGCCTCTGGCAATGCGCCGGAACTACGTTGCTATAGTGAAGCGTCAAGTCAGCAGCGTGCCAACCAACTGGTTGCGGAAGGTTTAGAACGCGCTTTGGCAGAATTATCATAA
- the tolB gene encoding Tol-Pal system beta propeller repeat protein TolB — protein MFRLTRHSLFIICLMFGTLAALIRPGQAQLVVDVTANQFKPIPIAITDFLSGDQTGAEISQIIAADLERSGLFQPLDQTAFLERITNPDAIPRYNDWQQIGAQGLVTGRVVTQPNGQLRVDFRLWDVFKQDQLEGRYFISSVVTTASKRRIAHQIADIIYEKMTGESGYFDTRIVFIDETGPRNKRVKRLAIMDQDGANVSYLSTGQELVLTPRFSPTQQEITYMAYGSDNVPRVYLQQIESGQREPVPFSNMTIAPRFSPDGQKVVMSLLQDNGSSNLYVMDLRSHMTTRLTSTLAIDTSASYSPDGSKIVFGSDRSGKPKLYVMNADGSDQKPISFGDGSYSTPVWSPRGDYIAFTKQLQGQFSIGVMRPDGTDERILTSGFHNEGPTWSPNGRVIMFFRQDQGRGAKLYTIDVSGRNERQLPTPNDASDPAWSPLLK, from the coding sequence ATGTTTCGTCTTACACGGCATTCCTTGTTTATCATCTGTTTAATGTTTGGCACGCTGGCAGCATTGATAAGACCAGGGCAGGCACAGCTTGTTGTGGATGTAACGGCTAATCAGTTTAAGCCGATTCCTATCGCAATCACTGATTTTTTATCGGGTGATCAAACAGGGGCTGAAATTAGCCAAATTATTGCCGCAGATCTTGAGCGTTCGGGTCTTTTCCAACCGCTTGATCAAACGGCATTTTTAGAGCGCATTACCAATCCTGATGCTATTCCACGCTATAATGATTGGCAACAAATTGGTGCACAAGGTCTCGTTACAGGGCGCGTTGTAACCCAACCTAACGGTCAATTGCGTGTTGATTTCCGTCTTTGGGACGTATTTAAACAAGATCAGCTTGAAGGGCGCTATTTTATATCCTCGGTTGTGACAACAGCTTCAAAACGCCGCATTGCCCACCAAATCGCTGATATTATTTATGAAAAAATGACTGGTGAAAGCGGCTATTTTGACACACGAATCGTATTTATTGACGAAACAGGTCCACGTAATAAGCGTGTTAAGCGTCTTGCGATTATGGACCAAGATGGTGCTAATGTTAGCTATTTATCTACCGGACAAGAGCTTGTTTTAACACCGCGCTTCTCGCCAACCCAGCAAGAAATTACCTATATGGCCTATGGCAGTGATAATGTGCCAAGGGTCTATTTGCAACAAATTGAAAGCGGACAAAGAGAGCCAGTTCCTTTTAGCAATATGACCATTGCGCCACGTTTTTCACCCGATGGGCAAAAGGTTGTCATGAGTCTTTTGCAAGATAATGGTAGTTCCAATCTTTACGTTATGGATTTGCGCTCACATATGACAACGCGCCTTACATCAACCTTAGCAATTGATACATCAGCATCTTACTCGCCCGATGGTAGTAAGATTGTTTTTGGTTCTGACCGTTCTGGAAAGCCAAAACTTTATGTGATGAATGCTGATGGTAGCGATCAAAAGCCAATTTCTTTTGGTGATGGTAGCTATTCAACCCCAGTTTGGTCGCCACGCGGAGATTATATTGCCTTTACCAAGCAATTGCAGGGGCAATTTTCCATCGGTGTTATGCGCCCTGATGGTACTGATGAGCGTATATTAACTAGTGGCTTCCATAATGAAGGCCCTACTTGGTCGCCAAATGGCCGCGTAATCATGTTTTTCCGTCAAGATCAGGGCAGAGGCGCAAAGCTTTATACAATCGATGTTTCTGGCCGCAATGAACGTCAATTACCAACCCCAAATGACGCATCAGACCCAGCTTGGTCACCTTTGTTAAAATAA